One window of the Glycocaulis alkaliphilus genome contains the following:
- the dprA gene encoding DNA-processing protein DprA: protein MKRTPLSPAGRTAWLRLARTRGVGPVTFNELIKRFKTAEDALDALPALAKKGGRATALVPASRDEAEAELDWLDRIGARLLCACEPDFPAGLAALDPPPPVITTLGPLDLTGRTACAIVGARSASGVGLRFAGDLARGLGEHGIVVVSGLARGIDGAAHAATISTGTVAVLAGGLTSIYPPEHRDLHAAIAGQGLLVSESPPGYSPQARDFPRRNRLISGLSMGVVIVEAAERSGSLITARYALEQGREVMAVPGSPLDPRAKGTNRLLREGAALIECADDVITILSGLRRDNVQERERAGYEDEPLLDSDDSSATDAVRERVAALLSPAPISRDELVRLSGAPARVVAAALVELELAGRCEVDPGGMVRLAC from the coding sequence GTGAAGCGCACGCCGCTCAGCCCCGCCGGGCGCACTGCCTGGCTGAGACTGGCGCGCACGCGCGGGGTTGGCCCCGTCACCTTCAACGAGCTGATCAAGCGCTTCAAGACCGCCGAAGACGCTCTGGATGCCCTGCCCGCACTGGCGAAAAAGGGTGGACGCGCGACCGCGCTCGTGCCTGCCTCGCGCGATGAAGCCGAAGCGGAACTCGACTGGCTGGACCGGATCGGCGCGCGGCTATTGTGCGCCTGCGAGCCGGATTTCCCTGCTGGCCTCGCCGCCCTCGACCCGCCCCCGCCCGTCATCACCACGCTGGGCCCGCTTGATCTGACTGGCCGCACGGCCTGCGCCATCGTCGGCGCGCGCAGCGCGTCGGGCGTGGGTTTGCGCTTTGCCGGTGATCTGGCGCGCGGCCTCGGTGAGCACGGTATTGTCGTGGTCTCCGGTCTGGCGCGCGGCATAGACGGCGCAGCGCATGCGGCAACGATAAGCACCGGCACCGTGGCGGTGCTCGCGGGTGGGCTGACCAGCATCTACCCGCCAGAGCACCGCGATCTGCACGCGGCCATCGCCGGACAGGGCCTGCTGGTCAGCGAATCCCCGCCCGGCTACTCCCCGCAAGCGCGCGACTTTCCCCGCCGCAACCGGCTGATCTCTGGCCTCTCCATGGGCGTTGTCATCGTGGAGGCCGCCGAACGCTCCGGCTCGCTCATCACGGCGCGCTATGCGCTGGAACAGGGGCGCGAGGTGATGGCCGTGCCCGGCTCCCCGCTCGATCCGCGCGCCAAGGGCACCAACCGGCTCCTGCGCGAAGGCGCCGCCCTGATTGAATGCGCCGATGATGTCATCACCATCCTCTCCGGCCTGCGCCGGGACAATGTGCAAGAGCGCGAACGCGCCGGTTATGAGGACGAACCCTTGCTGGATTCCGATGATAGCAGCGCAACGGACGCCGTGCGTGAGCGCGTTGCCGCCCTGCTCTCGCCCGCGCCCATCTCACGCGACGAGCTGGTGCGCCTGTCCGGTGCGCCTGCCCGCGTGGTGGCCGCAGCCCTGGTTGAGCTGGAACTGGCCGGACGCTGCGAGGTGGACCCCGGCGGGATGGTGCGCCTGGCCTGCTGA
- the plsY gene encoding glycerol-3-phosphate 1-O-acyltransferase PlsY, with the protein MCGVSLLPAEIFLILAAVGGYLLGSIPFGLVLVKLAGLGDIRTVGSGNIGATNVLRTGRKDLALATLVLDSGKAGIAALIFTFAVSPTAGLIAGGAAFLGHCFPLWLGFKGGKGVATFLGVLLAVLWPVGLLVCATWLGMALVFRISSLSALTASAFAPLLALAFGRPDVALLALFLAALLWWRHKENIARLVRGEEPRIGAKKA; encoded by the coding sequence ATTTGCGGAGTAAGCCTTTTGCCAGCCGAAATCTTCCTGATCCTCGCTGCCGTCGGCGGCTATCTGCTCGGCTCCATCCCTTTTGGCCTGGTGCTGGTGAAGCTCGCAGGACTGGGTGATATACGCACGGTTGGCTCCGGCAATATCGGGGCAACGAACGTGCTGCGCACGGGCCGCAAGGACCTCGCGCTCGCCACTCTGGTGCTCGATAGCGGCAAGGCAGGCATTGCCGCGCTGATCTTTACCTTCGCCGTTTCGCCCACCGCGGGCCTGATCGCAGGCGGCGCGGCGTTTCTCGGCCATTGCTTCCCGCTCTGGCTGGGCTTCAAGGGCGGCAAGGGCGTAGCGACCTTCCTTGGCGTGCTGCTGGCCGTGCTGTGGCCGGTCGGCCTGCTGGTCTGCGCCACATGGCTCGGCATGGCGCTGGTATTCCGTATCTCATCCCTTAGCGCGCTGACCGCTTCAGCCTTCGCACCGCTGCTGGCGCTGGCCTTTGGTCGGCCGGACGTGGCGCTGCTGGCCCTGTTTCTCGCCGCGCTGCTGTGGTGGCGGCACAAGGAGAATATCGCGCGCCTCGTTCGCGGTGAGGAACCGCGCATCGGGGCGAAGAAGGCGTGA
- a CDS encoding dihydroorotase, which yields MSGGIFIAGARLIDPASGRDREGDLRVENGVIDAIGPGLSPDAEDQIIEADGAALSPALIDIGARAAEPGRSGIESLDTTIRAAAAAGVGTLALSSSSGAGLTRPEDIDWISFRALQAPVRLLGAARTHTQAGDMAEIGLMLRAGAALVSDGGDLIADTRFLRNLLSYASAFDAWVGLTAEDTHLSAGTIAHESAMAVRLGLSARPGISQRLGVERLAALAELTGARILFERLTTADGLDAMKTARKRGLDVAASAPLTHLLFNEVDMGGLDPAYRLDPPLRSEADRQALLAAIADGLIDVIVSDHTPVALEAKANPFSDAAPGSSSLEALIPVLCTLDADGQLPLAAGLKALTSNPAELLGLPQGRLEEGAPADLVLFDPQAPNVYGKDGLESPAPSAFSGRRLQGRVLLSVVDGAMVYARPGFAE from the coding sequence ATGAGCGGCGGTATCTTCATCGCGGGCGCGCGCCTGATCGACCCGGCATCGGGGCGCGACAGAGAAGGCGATCTGCGCGTCGAGAACGGCGTGATTGACGCTATCGGCCCCGGTCTCTCCCCGGATGCGGAAGACCAGATTATCGAGGCGGATGGTGCGGCGCTCAGCCCCGCTCTTATCGACATTGGCGCGCGCGCCGCTGAGCCGGGCCGCTCCGGCATTGAAAGCCTCGACACCACCATCCGCGCTGCTGCTGCGGCAGGTGTTGGCACGCTGGCCCTGTCCTCATCCAGCGGCGCTGGCCTCACCCGGCCTGAAGACATTGACTGGATCAGCTTTCGTGCGCTGCAGGCTCCTGTCCGCCTGCTAGGCGCGGCGCGCACGCATACACAAGCTGGCGACATGGCCGAGATCGGCCTGATGCTGCGCGCCGGTGCGGCGCTGGTCTCCGATGGCGGTGATCTGATCGCCGACACGCGCTTCCTGCGCAATCTTTTGAGCTATGCCAGCGCGTTTGACGCCTGGGTGGGGCTGACGGCGGAAGACACGCATCTTTCCGCCGGGACCATCGCCCATGAAAGCGCGATGGCGGTGCGTCTCGGCCTTTCCGCGCGTCCGGGCATTTCCCAGCGCCTTGGCGTGGAGCGCCTCGCGGCGCTGGCCGAGCTGACGGGCGCCCGCATCCTGTTTGAACGGCTGACGACCGCTGACGGGCTCGACGCGATGAAGACCGCCCGCAAGCGCGGGCTGGACGTCGCTGCCAGCGCGCCGCTCACTCATTTGCTCTTCAACGAGGTGGATATGGGCGGGCTGGACCCGGCCTACCGGCTCGACCCGCCTCTGCGCAGTGAAGCCGACCGGCAGGCGCTGCTGGCCGCCATCGCTGACGGGCTGATTGACGTGATCGTTTCCGACCACACGCCGGTCGCGCTGGAAGCCAAGGCCAATCCCTTCTCCGATGCCGCGCCGGGATCATCCAGCCTCGAAGCTTTGATCCCGGTTCTGTGTACGCTCGATGCGGACGGGCAGCTGCCGCTGGCCGCTGGCCTGAAAGCCCTCACCAGTAATCCGGCCGAACTGCTGGGCCTGCCGCAAGGGCGGCTGGAAGAAGGCGCGCCGGCCGATCTGGTGCTGTTCGATCCGCAAGCGCCCAATGTTTACGGCAAGGACGGGCTGGAAAGCCCCGCACCATCCGCCTTCTCGGGCCGCCGCCTCCAGGGCCGTGTCTTGCTGAGTGTCGTTGACGGGGCCATGGTGTACGCCCGGCCCGGATTTGCGGAGTAA